The following are encoded together in the Oscarella lobularis chromosome 10, ooOscLobu1.1, whole genome shotgun sequence genome:
- the LOC136192527 gene encoding uncharacterized sulfatase YidJ-like: MALTALFATFLCLVVFPLASSWRKPGDNRPNFVIYFPDETRAESLGCYGHPFIKTPNFDRFAAQGTLFSQAHVLHTQCAPSRCAITTGRYMHVLGHRTQTHLVQAYEPNMFKYLKDAGYTVMWYGKNDMLSQDSFNLSVTNWTDGIGAARGKNMFDYGEAGYYSFLNTPDDTPPDSQSNGDLHMITLASQFMSNNPPEPFVIWLPTKGAHPTYGAPKGYYDMYSAEDVHSKAPLRPAHVKNKPEYHEGIIKYRNLTSFNDTFFETINAVYLGIISWVDWAFGQLLESIDGTPLEKNTAVFVSSDHGDFAGDFHLVEKWPGGMDDILTRVPMIVRIPGGTKGHVVKEPINSFDMMATILEMANINVTHVHFAQSFVKQLHGASGDPNRTVYSEGGYLYHREIEPFDPEQSAAYSNPEKMYYPRGQDEIHDGIPRCIMAKNLNYKLVYRPRGVSEFYDLKNDEKELTNVYGDEKYATVQKQMLADLLQWMLETGDVTPLQEDPRGLPKPPKH, translated from the exons ATGGCCCTAACGGCTCTGTTCGCTACGTTTCTCTgcctcgtcgtctttcccttGGCTTCGTCCTGGCGCAAACCAGGCGATAACAGGCCCAATTTCGTGATATACTTTCCAGACG AGACTAGAGCCGAAAGTTTGGGCTGCTACGGACATCCGTTTATCAAGACGCCCaatttcgatcgtttcgcaGCTCAGGGAACGCTCTTTTCTCAGGCCCACGTGCTCCATACTCAATGCGCTCCGTCCCGATGCGCCATCACGACGGGCAGATACATGCACGTTCTCGGTCACAGAACGCAGACTCATCTCGTGCAGGCGTACGAACCCAACATGTTCAAGTATCTCAAAGATGCTGGATACACG GTGATGTGGTATGGGAAGAACGACATGCTGTCGCAGGACTCCTTCAATCTGTCAGTCACTAATTGGACTGATGGAATTGGAGCTGCGAGGGGAAAGAACATGTTCGATTATGGAGAAGCTGGATACTACAG TTTTTTGAATACTCCTGATGATACGCCTCCTGATTCTCAGAGCAACGGGGATCTTCACATGATTACTCTTGCATCTCAATTCATGTCCAACAATCCTCCGGAGCCGTTCGTCATTTGGCTTCCAACGAAGGGAGCTCATCCTACTTATGGGGCTCCAAAAGGATATTATGATAT GTATTCGGCTGAAGACGTTCACTCCAAAGCTCCGCTTCGACCAGCACACGTCAAAAATAAACCGGAGTACCACGAAGGAATTATTAAATACAgaaatctgacgtcgttcaaTGATACGTTTTTTGAGACAATCAATGCCGTTTATCTCGGCATCATCAGTTGGGTCGACTGGGCATTTGGTCAATTACTCGAGTCTATTGATGGGACTCCGTTGGAGAAGAACACAGCAGTGTTTGTTTCATCGGATCACGGAGATTTCGCTGGCGATTTTCACCTGGTCGAAAAGTGGCCAGGAGGAATGGACGACATTCTGACGAGAGTACCTATGATAGTGAGAATTCCGGGCGGAACAAAAGGCCACGTCGTGAAAGAACCAATCAACTCATTTGACATGATGGCAACTATACTAGAAATGGCCAATATCAACGTGACGCACGTCCACTTTGCGCAGAGTTTTGTTAAACAGTTACACGGCGCTTCAGGAGATCCAAATAGAACCGTGTACTCAGAAGGCGGCTATTTATATCATCGAGAAATTGAACCTTTTGACCCAGAGCAGTCTGCTGCATACAGCAATCCTGAGAAAAT GTACTATCCACGAGGTCAGGATGAAATTCACGACGGAATACCTCGGTGCATCATGGCCAAGAACTTGAACTATAAGCTCGTATACCGACCCAGAGGAGTGTCAGAATTTTACGATCTcaagaacgacgaaaaggagcTGACAAACGTTTACGGTGACGAAAAGTACGCTACCGTGCAAAAACAGATGCTTGCTGACCTGCTTCAGTGGATGCTCGAAACGGGGGATGTGACGCCGCTGCAAGAAGATCCGAGAGGACTTCCCAAGCCGCCGAAGCACTGA
- the LOC136192525 gene encoding uncharacterized protein: protein MSPERALALAYVHYLIVISHTLASVTPTSSSPSPILKKKIVTDAVSRYAVCNDFTPAAYYIREGSRTEWIVHLESGGGCSTISECNERYDVDANENKTNELMSSIGLPDTAEGRDFLSPLEDENPTFYGYSHVFIPYCSSDLWLGQGNNSRFPNDTFKFHNDSNTNDFIFRGLTIFRSVIDDLIADHNFSQATTVILSGSSAGGVGAVNHIRWLRSRLRREAAVSVISDSAWFIDFENNMASRSNADSADALAQYRMLPECRDESRGYPCCLSAKCMIESSTETTFYPTDVPLFLIVSVYDLYILAESVKRLKEANKDKAIDSQVIDYARTVYLYGGAMNESVESVFRLDNVSYFMPACSQHVYLAPSSLWDPDGFFNRSILNNYTRETVYFRHAIQSKNWMHVRINGTSLRQALETWYDSNFTSKQEYRDNCGGLLCNDYCPDEVDFRQLGLDWSRSMKIFVVSLSILVSVCCGLSKLIMLAYQKWLIKNYAKFDRNRFCFGDASPCLPDCPDDEQMNISCLQLDHLLTTNKVRRPLLCRDGEIRRPSIVRAEKEGRHIINSVSSYFNPGEMVAIMGPSGSGKTTLLDVLTGRKQEGTTRGEVLVNGCLRDSILNEFVYSTSYVMQLATPFYEDLTVIQNLLYSSILHLPRDVSWRERFTRIQQVMTETGLTELADTPVGGATGSGLSGGQKRRLSVALQLLSMPSLIFLDEPTSGLDASSSLELLRALHCLAMSGRNVILTIHQPRLEIFHLFDKILLLCKGQVAYFGTPFKAPGFFKEALEEFDIDIDFQESHNPADAIMDMLKNEQAQESILNHYRSNGEADAVCQAVQNSKQYRSDSNFKKRRNPRLFHRIFALECRASARQTFAKLIYLPVLFLLLGLLNGSTFWKTSSSLMIMSAFCIISCSSAIFISSLVMSLLTRPLEIFAVEKQDGVSSTHDLILHVFLRLSAISILPVIVGVTITYLCVVDAYNFVNLALVLLIQVILNHAWIAFFTLIVSINPVLSHRICPIFSALAGFFSGFIVAPSQMPVYYQWIFPLNPTYWGYTATARLLLQDAEFNCSQNSDLECFPSSGLFMLLRFGIHKANPYATLAVLLGMIAITLLSATIVLQVKFTPQFWKKLSASLFKRKLPKNKISPNYFPLRRLSRTPFLKTSLSSSQRESDEGYNSTENGLNPQTIAARQRQLYMRQASVVSALLDDDIAEHLIKQSHDVNARWETSSIKKAQSLASLSSRFQAAASMPQSKAQSMDTLAPPTTIQTPDVVEGSMCSLTRRVRLNVSRAVIEARKAMMEKHLNVLTTTVWKAGQKWLNYSRSRMKRKTSMHKSSSGSTTVSTSGRSGRRFSVATCTSLQRRSVEEEHARIKSRRRRSVCFAAEAKNDDDVDVSDDTDDVFEAGSDYSGAEEETRIEIPENWRQNRRQTLPLPRVLPPLTLADRHESLPCLNEETDSAVALLRRKNSGSTTSRRASVPSVMIDFKVSSPRDEDDDDEEEIV from the exons ATGAGTCCGGAACGGGCGCTCGCCCTCGCCTATGTTCACTACTTGATCGTTATTTCTCACACCCTCGCTTCAGTGACAccaacgtcatcgtcgccgtcgccgatcctgaaaaagaagatcGTCACCGACGCCGTGTCACGATACGCGGTCTGCAACGACTTCACGCCGGCCGCTTATTACATCCGCGAGGGAAGTCGCACCGAGTGGATCGTCCATctcgaaagcggcggcggctgctcGACGATATCCGAATGCAACGAAcgctacgacgtcgacgccaacGAAAACAAGACAAACGAACTCATGTCGTCGATCGGTCTACCGGACACCGCCGAAGGAAGAGACTTCCTATCGCcgctcgaagacgaaaatccGACTTTCTACGGCTACAGTCACGTTTTCATCCCGTACTGCAGCAGCGATTTGTGGCTCGGTCAGGGCAACAATTCCCGATTTCCGAACGACACGTTCAAGTTTCACAACGACAGCAATACGAACGATTTCATTTTCCGCGGCCTCACAATATTTCGTTCGGTAATCGACGATCTCATCGCCGACCACAACTTCTCCCAGGCGACGACGGTCATTCTGAGCGGGAGCAGCGCCGGCGGCGTGGGCGCAGTCAATCATATTCGATGGCTCAGAAGTCGACTCCGACGGGAGGCGGCCGTTTCGGTTATCAGCGATTCGGCGTGGTTCATCGACTTTGAAAACAACATGGCCAGCAG GTCCAATGCTGATAGTGCTGACGCACTGGCACAGTATCGCATGCTGCCCGAATGCCGGGACGAGTCGCGAGGCTATCCTTGCTGCCTCAGCGCCAAATGCATGATAGAATCAAGTacggagacgacgttttATCCCACGGACGTCCCGCTGTTTCTCATCGTCAGCGTCTACGATCTTTACATATTGGCCGAGTCGGTGAAACGGCTGAAGGAGGCCAACAAGGACAAGGCGATCGATTCCCAGGTGATCGACTACGCGAGAACCGTGTATCTCTACGGAGGAGCAATGAACGAGTCGGTCGAAAGCGTTTTTCGATTAGACAACGTGAGTTATTTTATGCCGGCCTGCAGTCAGCACGTCTACTTGGCTCCCTCGTCGCTTTGGGATCCCGACGGTTTCTTCAATCGTTCCATATTGAACAACTACACGAGAGAAACCGTCTACTTCCGGCACGCCATTCAGTCGAAAAACTGGATGCACGTCAGAATAAATGGCACGAGCTTGCGGCAGGCACTCGAAACTTGGTACGATTCGAATTTCACTTCGAAACAAGAATATCGGGACAATTGCGGAGGACTTCTTTGCAACGACTACTGCCccgacgaagtcgacttCAGGCAACTAGGACTCGACTGGAGCCGGTCCATGAAAATATTCGTTGTTTCCTTGTCCATATTGGTCTCCGTTTGCTGCGGCCTGTCGAAACTTATCATGCTCGCCTACCAAAAGTGGTTGATCAAGAATTACGCCAAATTTGACCGCAATAGATTTTgtttcggcgacgcgtcgcccTGCCTTCCCGACTgtcccgacgacgagcagatGAACATATCGTGTCTTCAGCTCGACCATTTGTTGACGACGAATAAAGTCCGTCGGCCGCTTTTatgtcgcgacggcgaaattaGACGACCGTCGATTGTGCGAGCGGAAAAAGAAGGCCGACACATCATCAATTCCGTTTCGTCGTACTTCAACCCGGGAGAAATGGTCGCCATTATGGGACCGTCAGGAAGCGGAAAAACGACTCTGCTAGACGTGCTGACAGGTCGAAAGCAAGAAGGGACGACAAGG GGTGAAGTTCTTGTGAACGGCTGCCTGAGAGATTCCATACTGAACGAATTCGTCTACAGCACGAGCTATGTGATGCAACTCGCCACGCCGTTCTACGAAGACTTGACCGTAATTCAAAATCTCCTCTATTCATCGATTCTTCATTTGCCGAGAGACGTGAGCTGGAGAGAGAGATTCACGCGGATACAACAAGTCATGACGGAA ACGGGACTGACCGAACTCGCCGATACTCCGGTCGGAGGTGCAACGGGGTCGGGACTCAGCGGCGGTCAGAAGCGTCGCCTTTCCGTCGCTCTTCAACTTCTGAGCATGCCAAGTCTAATATTTCTAGACGAACCAACTTCAg gcttAGACGCGTCCTCGAGCTTGGAATTGCTTCGAGCATTGCACTGCTTGGCGATGAGCGGACGAAACGTAATTTTAACGATTCATCAGCCTCGGTTGGAGATCTTTCACTTGTTCGACAAGATACTTCTTCTGTGCAAAGGACAG GTCGCCTATTTCGGAACTCCCTTTAAAGCACCGGGATTTTTTAAGGAAGCGCTGGAAGAGTTCGATATTGAC atcGACTTCCAGGAGTCTCACAATCCAGCGGACGCAATCATGGACATGCTCAAGAACGAACAAGCCCAGGAGAGCATACTCAATCACTACAGATCGAACGGCGAAGCCGATGCCGTGTGCCAAGCCGTCCAAAACAGCAAACAGTATCGCAGCGATAGCAACTTCAAGAAAAG AAGAAATCCGCGTCTGTTTCACCGAATCTTTGCTCTCGAATGCAGAGCCTCGGCGAGACAAACCTTTGCAAAACTCATTTATCTTcccgttctctttcttctcttaggACTGCTAAATG GTTCAACATTTTGGAAGACGTCAAGTAGTCTAATGATTATGTCCGCCTTCTGTATCATCTCCTGTTCGAGCGCAATCTTCATCAGTTCCCTAGTCATGAGTCTTCTGACGCGTCCGCTGGAAATattcgccgtcgaaaaaCAGGACGGCGTCAGCTCGACGCACGACTTAATTCTCCACGTCTTTCTCCGTCTCTCGGCCATCAGCATACTCCCCGTCATCGTCGGAGTCACTATCACGTATCtgtgcgtcgtcgacgcgtacAACTTCGTGAATCTAGCACTCGTCCTTCTCATCCAAGTCATTCTCAATCACGCTTGGATTGCCTTTTTCACGCTCATCGTCTCCATCAATCCCGTACTGTCGCATCGCATCTGTCCAATATTTTCGGCTCTAGCCGGTTTCTTCAGCGGCTTTATTGTCGCTCCATCTCAAATGCCGGTCTATTATCAGTGGATTTTTCCGCTCAATCCAACGTATTGGGGCTACACGGCCACCGCTCGTCTTCTGCTTCAAGACGCCGAGTTTAATTGTTCGCAAAATTCTGATTTAGAGTGCTTTCCCTCGTCTGGCTTATTCATGCTGCTGCGTTTTGGAATACATAAAGCTAATCCATATGCGACGCTAGCCGTTTTGTTGGGAATGATAGCCATCACACTTCTCTCGGCCACAATTGTACTCCAAGTCAAATTTACGCCGCAATTCTGGAAGAAGCTGTCGGCGAGCCTCTTCAAACGAAAACTCCCAAAGAA CAAAATCAGTCCCAATTATTTTCCCCTTCGACGGCTGAGTCGCACTCCTTTTCTCAAGACGAgcctctcgtcgtcgcaacgagaaagcgacgagggCTACAACTCGACGGAAAACGGGCTCAATCCCCAAACGATCGCCGCCAGACAGCGTCAGCTATACATGCGTCAAGCGAGCGTCGTCTCcgctcttctcgacgacgacatcgccGAGCACCTAATCAAACAGAGTCACGACGTGAACGCGCGATGGGAAACGTCGAGCATCAAAAAAGCTCAATCCCTCGCAAGTCTATCGTCGCGATTTCAAGCTGCAGCGTCGATGCCCCAATCGAAAGCCCAGTCGATGGACACGCTCGCCCCGCCGACGACAATTCAGACgccggacgtcgtcgaaggatCGATGTGCAGTTTGACACGACGCGTTCGACTCAACGTGTCGCGCGCCGTCATCGAGGCGCGAAAGGCGATGATGGAGAAGCAtttgaacgttttgacgacgaccgtTTGGAAGGCCGGACAGAAGTGGCTCAACTATTCCCGTTCGCGAATGAAGCGGAAGACGTCGATGCATAAGAGTTCGTCGGGATCGACGACGGTGTCGACGAGCGGACGAAGCGGTCGACGCTTTTCCGTTGCCACGTGCACGTCGCTGCAGCGGAGGTcggtggaggaggagcacGCGCGTATCaagtcgagacgacgacgatcggtCTGCTTCGCCGCGGAggcgaagaacgacgacgacgtcgacgtcagcgacgacaccgacgacgttttcgaggCAGGAAGCGACTATTCGGGTGCCGAGGAGGAGACGAGGATCGAGATTCCGGAGAATTGGCGTCAAAATCGGCGACAAACTTTGCCTTTGCCGCGTGTATTGCCTCCCCTTACTTTGGCTGATCGGCACGAGAGTTTGCCCTGTCTGAACGAGGAGACGGACTCTGCTGTAGCGCTATTGAGACGAAAAAATAGCGGATCGACGACCTCCAGGCGCGCAAGCGTACCGAGCGTAATGATTGATTTCAAAGTTTCGTCGCCCAgagacgaggacgacgacgacgaagaagaaatagtCTAA